The following proteins come from a genomic window of Nicotiana tomentosiformis chromosome 12, ASM39032v3, whole genome shotgun sequence:
- the LOC138902380 gene encoding uncharacterized protein codes for MVTSWILNSLTKEIADSTEYVTDAFELWRELEYRYDQTNGTKLYQIQKKISDLSQGGLDITGYHTKMKKLWEELNTLIVKSHCTCNCTCGAKESMHKAEQDRRLIQFLMGLNETDTIVRDSILMMNPLPSIARAFSLLIQEERQREIKPNNHLALESSALSSSTNRHGSFKKNYSPNNNHNNRNRPFCDYCKRPWHTKEKCYKLHGYPQSFSQNHNPNINHNQTSNFNQNPRQSCNYNHNSNNNQNNRFNRRNRTVANTYVATTDTQHVETEKHVAHDNTQNVSLTQEEYNQLVSLLQQFQSGGGRDCTTSTNTASGATNFAGIIACTSSIDFGKLSCECFKNKADSWIIDSGASNNMTFNKSLLTKIITLPHPLLVVLPNGYKVKATKIGSVMLTPKITLDKVMFVPSFRYNLIFFHSLAPHFNCLVAFVKHCCILQAPSMKRPLGDW; via the coding sequence ATGGTCACCTCATGGATTCTAAACTCCTTAACTAAGGAGATTGCAGATAGTACTGAATATGTGACAGATGCATTTGAATTGTGGAGAGAACTTGAATATCGATATGATCAAACAAACGGAACAAAACTCTACCAGATCCAAAAAAAAATCAGTGATCTATCCCAAGGAGGCCTTGATATCACTGGTTACCATACTAAAATGAAGAAGCTATGGGAGGAACTCAACACTTTGATTGTCAAATCTCATTGCACTTGTAATTGTACATGTGGAGCTAAGGAAAGCATGCACAAAGCCGAGCAGGATAGGAGGTTGATACAGTTTCTCATGGGATTGAATGAGACAGACACTATAGTTCGAGACAGTATACTCATGATGAATCCTCTTCCTTCAATTGCCCGAGCCTTTTCATTGCTAATTCAAGAGGAAAGACAGAGAGAAATCAAGCCAAATAATCATTTGGCTCTAGAGTCATCAGCTTTAAGTTCTAGCACAAATAGACATGGTTCATTCAAGAAAAATTATTCTCCCAATAACAATCACAACAATAGGAACAGACCTTTTTGTGATTATTGTAAGAGACCATGGCACACCAAAGAGAAATGTTATAAGCTTCATGGATATCCTCAAAGTTTTAGTCAGaatcataatccaaatataaatcaCAATCAGACCTCCAACTTCAATCAAAATCCCAGACAAAGTTGCAACTACAATCACAATTCCAACAACAACCAGAATAATAGGTTTAATAGAAGAAATAGAACAGTGGCTAATACATATGTAGCAACCACTGATACACAACATGTTGAAACTGAGAAACATGTTGCTCATGATAATACTCAAAATGTGAGTCTCACTCAAGAGGAATACAACCAGTTGGTGAGTCTACTACAGCAGTTTCAATCAGGAGGAGGAAGAGACTGCACAACTAGTACTAATACTGCATCAGGAGCAACAAACTTTGCAGGTATTATAGCTTGTACTTCCTCTATTGATTTTGGTAAACTGTCATGTGAATGTTTCAAAAACAAAGCTGACTCATGGATTATAGATTCAGGGGCATCAAATAACATGACCTTTAACAAATCCCTATTAACCAAGATAATAACCTTACCCCATCCTTTATTAGTTGTACTTCCAAATGGCTACAAGGTAAAGGCGACAAAAATTGGTAGTGTGATGCTCACTCCTAAGATCACCCTAGACAAAGTGATGTTTGTCCCATCGTTTAGATACAATCTGATCTTTTTTCATTCTTTGGCCCCTCATTTTAATTGTCTTGTTGCTTTTGTCAAACACTGTTGCATACTGCAGGCCCCTTCAATGAAGAGGCCTCTTGGTGATTGGTAG